AGGTTTCGGCTCCTGTTGCACTGTGGACAGTGGGAGCCTAATAGTTCGGACGTCTCGCTCTTCAGGTTCCTATCAGCATCACCCAATATCATAGTTGTCCATGACACAGTGTCGGGGTTAAAAATCCTTTTAAAGACCTTCTCTGCCTCACTTACACTACCACATTTTGCAACCATGTCCACTAGTAGACTCTATGACACAGTGTCAGGGTTAAAAATCCTTTCAAAGACCTTCTCTGCCTCACACTACCACATTTTGCATAAATGTCCACTAGAGAACTCTCTATGCATTTATCCGAGGCCAACGCAGCCTTGCACAAAAGAACATGAACTTACCGACCGTACTTAAGAAAACAAAGGCTAGAATAAGAAACCAGGACACTGGAAAAGGTAAATTGGTTAGATCTAAGGCCTTCTTCCGTAATCTGTGAAAAAATAGCCAGGGCTTCCTCCCACTCCGAGCATTGAGAGTGTGCAGTCACCAGGGTGGTCCATGACACCATATCTCTCTCCTCCATCCtgttaaaaatcttttttaaatgtTCAAGAGCTCCACATTTGGCATATGCATCAGCAATTGCATTACAACTACTAATAACCATCATATCACATCCAGACTTCAAAACCATCCCATGAACTTCCTTTCCAAACTGTAAATACTTTTAATCTGCAATTGCATTGAATAGACTGCAATATGAATAAACATCcgattttatatcattttgacGCATTCTTACATAGAGTTCTAAAGCCTCTTGGCTACACCCATTTTGTGAATAACCGGAAATCATCACATTCCATGACATGTTCACctgaaaattaacaatatttgagttgaaaaagGCTCTTGCTTCCTGCAGGAATGCACATTTTGAGTACAAATCAATAAGAGTTGTCCCCACTTGCACATCAGACTCCATACCCAACTCGACAGCAACAGACTGAACTTGTTTGCCCTTGTCAATATCACCTAACCGCCCTACACCTTTTGAAAGACTAATGATTGTATACGTATTCGCCCTGATTCCTTAATTCTTCATTCATAGGAAATGATCAAATGATTCCAAATGCATTCCACTTAATGTAAAACCCTAAATAATGGCATTCCAGGAAACTTCATTATGTTCTATCATGGTGTTGAAAACCTTATACGAGTCCTCAATACTCCTCAACTTTGCATACATGTTAAGAAGAGATGTAGCAACAAAAGTAAGAGAGTGAAAACCTCTTATAACAATCTGGGCATGCACCATTCTACCCAATTCAATACATTCTAAACCAATAGATGTCTGTATAATTGCAGAATACGCAAAAGTATCAGGCAAGACTCCATAACTAAGCATTtgataaaaatacttaaatccattcaagaaaaattcattttctgttGAACCAACAATCATGACAGCCCGAGAGAATATGTTTCTTTGagacattttatcaaatatcTGAAAAGCAGAACTTAAGTCAGAGCATTTTGAGTAGGCATGAGCCACGTGATTCAACAAAATTAACACTTCTTTGTTAGAAAAACAGGATTTTAACGCAAACCCCATGAACAGCTTTAAGCTTTTTTCAAAGACCCTTCATGGGCAGAGTCACGTAGGAGGTGCATTAAAGGCTGAACTTGGGACTTTTTGTCAAGTTCTTCAGCTTCTGTCGAAAGGGGAATTTTGGTTTTCAAGACTGCATTTGTTTTCTGGGTACTCCGAGGTTCTACTTCTACTCTGCAAGAAATGTTAGCATTAGAAAGATAATGTTGCATGGAATTTAATGGAGTTGAAATTAAAACAGAACACAAAAATTGGAGAGTGGAATTGGCAATTCgaataagttaaaagtttgagaAAAATGAAGACTGAATGGAGATGCTCATCGTTGGCTTCTTTCTCACCATCTGTGCTTTGCGTTATTATTTACTGGTGTTTTATAACTAAAACATTTTTCATGTTTATCATTCGAATTTTCTAGATATTTCCTTTTAGGACTAATGGCTTGATCCCAAGGTGTAATGAAATTCCAAAGCAACCtcctctaattttcaaaaacttaaatactcatttagaaacaaaattttatttaaaaaactcagttaaaattaaaaataaaactgtcatttaacaaaaaatttaaaaaatataaaattcattatatttcttcattaagttttaaaaattaacaactttatttttgtctaaagttttcaaactttaaaaactaacattgcCCCCCTAAGATGTAGAGTTTTCCTCCTCTCAGCTCTAGCCACCGATGATGATGCCTTCAGCTCTAATCCTTAGAGAAAAATCTGATCATTTCTCCTTAAGCCATGTCGCCTAAAAATCCAAACGAAAATCACCTAAAAATCTAGATGATTTTCGTCTTGATATCGTCATCTAAATGACGTTTAAACGATTCTTCTAGACATCGTCACTAAACAAAAGTCATCTGaatttcaagataattttcgtctataaatttaaa
The genomic region above belongs to Mangifera indica cultivar Alphonso chromosome 15, CATAS_Mindica_2.1, whole genome shotgun sequence and contains:
- the LOC123198082 gene encoding putative pentatricopeptide repeat-containing protein At3g15130, translating into MSQRNIFSRAVMIVGSTENEFFLNGFKYFYQMLSYGVLPDTFAYSAIIQTSIGLECIELGRMVHAQIVIRGFHSLTFVATSLLNMYAKLRSIEDSANTYTIISLSKGVGRLGDIDKGKQVQSVAVELGMESDVQVGTTLIDLYSKCAFLQEARAFFNSNIVNFQVNMSWNVMISGYSQNGCSQEALELYFGKEVHGMVLKSGCDMMVISSCNAIADAYAKCGALEHLKKIFNRMEERDMVSWTTLVTAHSQCSEWEEALAIFSQITEEGLRSNQFTFSSVLSLLVDMVAKCGSVSEAEKVFKRIFNPDTVSWTTMILGDADRNLKSETSELLGSHCPQCNRSRNLHGGLVEQGLKYFQEMEQNYGVVPEIEYYACIVDLFGRLNDAMEFIRKMPIEPSEMVWQTLLGTCRVHELGEIAA